DNA from Xanthomonas hyacinthi:
AAAGTGACTCGCCGCAAGGCGAAAGCCTTTGCCTTTGCCTTTGCTTTTTTCTGCCTTCGCTTGCAAGCCTTGAGCAACAACATGAGCAGGAGCAAAGCTTCCGCTGCGCGGGTCACTTTTCTTTGCTTGTGCAAAGAAAAGTAACCAAAAGAAAGCACACCCTGCCTGCGCGCCCTCCGCGCTGCGCGCTCCGGGTCCGCGAACCAGACGGGATCCGCGGAAGGGGCATCCTGCCCCTGCCGCGGACGGCGCACATCCCTGTGCGCCGCCCTTCGGGTTTTTCCCGCCTGGTTCGCCGCTTCGGAAGGGAACCCGGCAAATCACAAGCAACAGCTAAAGCAACAGCAACAGCAACAGCACGGCAACGGCAACCGCAAAAGCTAGCCACTGCGCCCTGCCCGATCCGCCATCGCCAGCGATGCCGGGCTCACACGTTCAACAACAAGAACTCCCGCTCCCACGAACTGATCACCCGGAAGAACGTCTCGTACTCCTTGCGCTTGACCGAGATGTAGGCACGCACGAAACGCGGCCCCAGCAACTCCTGCAGCGGCGCGCAGCGCTCCAGCTCGTCCAGCGCCTCGCCCAGCGAACGCGGCAACTGATAGCCCATCTCCTTGCCATTGCCGCTGATCGGCGCGGTCGGCTCCAGCTTCTCGCGGATGCCCAGCAACCCGCAGGCCAGCGTCGCCGCCATCGCCAGATACGGATTGGCGTCGGAGCCGGCGAAGCGGCTCTCCACCCGCATGTTCTCGATCGTATCGATCGGCACCCGCAGCCCGCAGGTGCGGTTGTCGAAGCCCCACAGCACGTTGCTCGGCGACACCTCGCCGAACATCAGCCGGCGGTAGGAATTGACGTTCGGCGCCAGCACCGCCATCGCCATCGGCACGTACTTCTGCAGCCCGGCCAGGTAGTGCGCGAAAGTGCGGCTGTACTCGCCGGCGCGGCGGCCGCTGAACACGTTCTTGCCGTGCTTGTCGACCAGGCTCTGGTGGATGTGCATCGCGCTGCCCGGCTCGTTCTCCATCGGCTTGGCCAGGAACGTGGCGTAGACGCCGTGGCGCATCGCCGCCTCGCGCATCGTGCGCTTGAACAGGAACACCTGATCGGCGCGCGACAGCGCATCGGAATGGGTGAAGTTGACCTCCAGCTGCGCCGCGCCGGATTCGTGGATCAAGGTGTCCACGTCCAGTTCCATCGCATCGCAATAGTCGTACATCAGGTCCAGGATCGGGTCGAACTCGTTGACCGCGTCGATCGAGTACGACTGCCGCGCGGTCTCCGGCCGGCCGGAACGCCCGGCCGGCGGCAGCAGCGGGAAATCCGGGTCGGTGTTCTTCTGCACCAGGAAGAATTCCAGCTCCGGCGCCACCACCGGCTTGAAGCCGATCGTCGCATACGCCTGCAGCACCCCGCGCAACACGTTGCGCGGCGCCAGGTCGTGCGGCTGGCCTTCCTTGGTATAGCAGTCGTGGATCACCTGCGCGGTCGGGTCGGTGGCCCACGGCACCATCCGCACCGTGTCCGGATCCGGGCGCAGCTGCATGTCCGAATCCGACGGCGAGGTCAGGTCGTAGTAGTCGTCGGGATACTCGCCGGTGACGGTGGTGGCGAAGATGCCCTCGGGCAGGCGCGTGCCGTAGTCGTGGGAGAACTTGGCCGCGGGAATGATCTTGCCGCGCGCGTTGCCGGTGATGTCCGGCACCAGGCACTCGACCTCGGTGATGTGACGCTCCTTGAGCCAACGCCGCAGCGAGCTTTCCTGCTGTTCGGGGGTGTTCTTGCGCGAGCGCGGTCGGCTGGCCATGGGAGATCGATTCAGTGCGTGCGGCGAGCCGCGTAGTGGCGACAGGCGTCGCCGAAGGATTGGAAGATGCCCAGATAGAACGGGTCGTCGAGGACGCGCCATTCCGGGTGCCACTGTACGCCGAGCAGGAAGCCGGGACCGGTACCGCGGAACGCCTCGATCAAGCCGTCCGGCGCCCGCGCCTCCACGATCAGGTCGCCGCCGAGCCGGGCCACGCCCTGCCCGTGCAGCGAGTTGACCCGCACCCGCGGCTTGCCGGCGATGTCGGCCAGCCAGCCGCCCTCGCTCAGGATCACCTCGTGCACCGGCGCGTACTGCTGGTCCAGCGCCGACTGGGTGTCCTCGCGATGATCGGTCAACCCGGGCACCGCATGCACCTTCTGGTGCAAGGCGCCGCCCAGGGCCACGTTGACTTCCTGGAAGCCGCGGCAGATCGCCAGGATCGGCAGGCCGAGCGCAATCGCCTGCGGGATCAGGTCCAGCGTGGTGGCATCGCGTGCCGGATCGTGCGGATTGCCGAGCCAGCTGGGTTCGTCGCCGTAGTGATGCGGTTCGATGTTGCTGACCGCCCCGGTCAGTAACAGGCCGTCCAGCCGTGCCAGCCAATCGCACGGCGCGACCGGCGGCTGCAGCGAGGGCAACAGCACCGGCGTCACCCCGGCGCCATCGACCGCGGCACGCAGATACTTTTCTCCGGCGACCAGGAACGGATGCCGGCCGATGCGTTTACGGTCGGTCGGCAGGCCGACCAGAGGCGATACGGCCATGCGAAGAACTCGTGTGGCGTCCTCGCAAGTTACCCCGGGCGTTTTATTTTTACAACACGCCGTAGCGGCGCACGGCGGTCGGCGCGTGTGTGCGGACGCTACCCGCATCAGGCACGGCGTGCTTTATTACAGGACGAAGCGGCAGGCACGCGGATCCGGCGCGCGTCGTGCCCGCTTCGTCCGGCGCATGCGCCTGTTGAGTATTCTTGACGCGGCCCCGGCTCTGCTAAGCTCGGCGCACTCCCGCAGGCCGCCGCCATGACCCGCACCCACGACGCTCCGCTGCTGCCCCCGGACGCCGCCCAGGCCCTGCAACGCATCCCCGGCTGCGAACAGATCGACCTGCTGCTGCCGGACAGCAATGGCCTGCTGCGCGGCAAGCGCATCACCCGCGACGCGCTGGACAAGGTCTATCGCGACGGGGTGTGCCTGCCGATGTCGCTGATCGCCACCGACATCACCGGCAATACGGTCGAGGAAACCGGCCTGGGCTACGCCATCGGCGACGAGGACCGGCTGTGCTTCCCGATACCCGGCACGCTGCAGCCGGTGCCGTGGGCGCCGGTGCCGTCGGCGCAGCTGCTGCTGGCGATGCGCGACGGCGCCGGCGGCCCGCTGGACTTCGCCCCGCGCGAGGTGCTGGCGCGGGTACTGGAGCGATTGCGCGCGCGCGGGCTGACCGCGGTGATCGCGGTGGAGCTGGAGTTCTACCTGTTCGATCCGCGTGCCGACGCCAACGGCCGGCCGCAGCCGCCCCTGCAGGCGCACACCGGGCTGCGCAACGACAGCACCCAGGTCTATTACATGCAGGAGCTGGACGACCAGCGCGGCTTCACCGACGCGGTCGCGCAGGCCTGCCGCGCGCAGGGCATCCCCGCCGATACCGCGGTCGCCGAATACGCGCCCGGCCAGTTCGAGATCAACCTCAAGCACCGCGGCGACGCGCTGGCCGCCTGCGACGACGCGCTGATGCTCAAGCGCGCGATCAAGGCGATCGCGCAGCAGCAGGGTTTGCTCGCCAGCTTCATGGCCAAGCCGTTCGCCGCGCAGTCCGGCAGCGGCCTGCACCTGCACGTGAGCCTGCTCGACGCCGCCGGGGACAACGTCTTCGCCGGCACCGCGCAGGCGCCGGCCGACGCGCTGCGCCACGCCATCGGCGGCCTGCAGCGCAGCGCCGACGACTGCCTGCTGCTGTTCGCCCCGCACGCCAACAGCTACCGCCGCTTCGTGCCCAATGCGTTCGTGCCGCTCAACGACAGTTGGGGCTTCAACAACCGCACCGTGGCGATGCGGGTGCCGTACAGCGACCCGGCCAATACCCGCATCGAGCACCGCATCGCCGGCGCCGACGCCAATCCGTATCTGGTCGCCGCGGCGGTGCTGGCCGGCATCGAGCACGGCCTGCAGCATGGCTTCGACCCCGGCCCGCCGGTGCAGGGCAACGCCTACGAACAGACCGAGATCCGCCACCCGGACTGGCGCGGCGCGATCGCCGGCTTCCTCGCCAGCGACTTCGTCGCCGAGCAGTTCGGTGCCCGCTTCCGCCACGTCTACGGCCAGCAGAAACGCCGCGAGATGCTGGATTTCCATGCGCAGGTGAGCGATCTGGATTATCGGTGGTATCTGCGCACAGTGTGAAAAGCCGGGAATGGGGAATCGGGAATGGGGAATCGAAAAAGCAAACGCCAAACATCCGGAGGCTGACCCCCATGATTCCCCTTCCCAGCAACTCGCCACCATGACCCGCTCTTCCACGATTCCCGATTCCCGGCTCCCGATTCCCGGCTCCTGGTACACCGACAGCGCCACGCCACTGCCGCCGCAGCCGCCGCTGCGCGGCCAGGTGCGGGCCGACGTATGCATTCTCGGCGCCGGCTATACCGGGCTGAGCACGGCGCTGGCGCTGGCCGAGGCCGGCTACCAGGTCGCCATCGTGGAAGCGCAGCGCGTGGGCTGGGGCGCGTCCGGGCGCAACGGCGGCCAGGCCATCGTCGGCTACGGCTGCGAGCAGCACACGCTGGAAGCGCTGCTCGGCCACGCCGAGGCGCGGCGGCTGTTCGACTTCTCGCGCGACGGCATGCAGTTGCTGCGCGAGCGCATCCAGCGCCACGCCATCGCCTGCGACTGGCGCGACGGCCATGCGCACGTGGCGATCAAGCCGCGCCAGGTGCGCGCGCTGCAGGCCGGCATCGCCGAGATGGCGCAGCGCTACGACTATCCGCTGCAGTGGTGGGACCGCGACCAGTTGCGCGAACAGCTGCGCAGCGAGCGCTACCTGGGCGCGATGTACGATCCGGCCAGCGGCCATCTGCACCCGCTCGAATACGCGCACGGGCTGGCACGCGCGGCGCTGGCCGCCGGCGTGCGCATCTACGAGCGCTCGCCGGTGACCGCGCTGGTGCGCGGCGCGCGGCCGATCCTGCGCAGCGCGCACGGCGAGGTCCAGGCCGATTTCGCGGTGCTGGCCGGCAACGCCTGGCTGCGCGGCATCGCGCCGGAACTGGAATCGCGGATCATGCCGGTCGGCACCTACATCGGCGCCAGCGCGCCACTGGGCGCGGCGCTGGCGCGCGAGCTGATCGGCAACGACATGGCGGTGGCCGACGTGAACTGGGCGCTGGACTATTTCCGCCTCAGCCGCGACCACCGCCTGCTGTTCGGCGGCCGCGCCAGCTATTCGTCGCTGCCGCCGCCGGGCCTGCGCGGGGTCATGACCCGGCGCATGCGCCGGGTGTTCCCGCAGCTGCGCGAGGTCGAGCTGGAGTACGTGTGGGGCGGCTATGTCGACATCACCCGCAATCGCGCCCCGCACTGGGGCCGGCTGACGCCGAATGTGTACTTCGCGCAGGGCTTCTCCGGCCATGGCGTGGCCGCCACCGGCCTGGCCGGCGATGCCATCGCCGCAGCCATCGCCGGGCAGTCGCAGCGCCTGGACCTGTTCGCCAAAATCCCGCACGCGCCGTTCCCCGGCGGCCGTGTGTTGCGCACGCCGCTGCTGGTGGCGGCGATGTCCTGGTACAAGCTGCGCGACGCGCTGTGGTGACGGCGCCCGCCGCGCGCGACGCGCTGCATCCGCCGCCGGCAAGCACACAAGCACCTGTCCCTGGCCAAGGCCGGCGCGCGCAACCGGTCGAGCGTGCGGCCTGAGCGCCGGTCCGCTCAGCGGCGCTGGTTGCGCATCGCCAGCAGCGCCAGCAAGGTCAGCAGTGCCGCGACACTGAGGTAATAGCCCACCCACGGCAGACCGTAGCGCTCGGCCAGCCAGGTCGCCAGGTACGGCGCCGGCGCCGCGCCGATGATGCCGGCCAGGTTGAACGACAGCGAGGCGCCGGTATAGCGCACCGACACCGGGTACAGCTCGGCCAGCAAGGTACCGCATGTCCCGTAGGTCAGGCCCATGAACAAGAATCCAAGCGACAGGAAGCACAGCACCTGCCACGGCTGCCCGGCCTGGAACAGCGGCGCGAATCCCAGCCCGAACAGGACGATGACGATGCTGGCCAGGATCATCGTCAGGCGCGCACCGCGGCGATCGCCGTAGTGCGCCGACAGCGGGATGCCGATGGCGAAGAACACGATGCCGACCATCTGCAGCAGCAGGAACTGCGCGCGGCTGTAGCCCAGCGCCGAGGTGCCGTAGCCCAGCGCGAACACGGTCATCAGGTAGAACAGCACGAAGGTCGCGAACACCCCCAACGTGCCCAGCAGCATCGCTCCGGCATGCCGCGACAGCACCGTCCACATCGGCAGGCGCACCCGCTCGCCGCAGTCCAGCGCGCGCTGGAAATCGGGGGTCTCGTGGATGCGCAGGCGCACCCACAGCCCGGTCGCCACCAGCAACGAACTGGCCACGAACGGAATGCGCCAGCCCCAGCGCATGAACTGCGCATCGTCGAGCAGCGCGCCGAGCAGCAGGAAGATGCCCGAGCACAGCAGGAACCCCAGCGGCGCGCCCAACTGCGGGAACATGCCGTACCAGGCGCGCTTGCCGGGCGGCGCGTTCTCGGTCGCCAGCAACACCGCCCCGCCCCATTCCCCGCCCAGCCCCAGGCCCTGGCCGAAGCGGCACAGCACCAGCAGTACCGGCGCCCACATGCCGATGCTGGCATAGCCGGGCAACAGCCCGATCAGCACCGTCGACAGGCCCATGGTCAGCAGCGCCGCCACCAACGTGGCCTTGCGCCCGACGCGGTCGCCGAAATGGCCGAACAGCGCCGAACCCAGCGGCCGCGCAACGAAGGCCACGGCGAACGTCGCCAGCGATTGCAGCCTGGCCGCGCCGGCATCGCCGGCCGGGAAAAACAGGGTCGGAAACACCAGCACCGCGGCGGTGGCGTAGATGTAGAAATCGAAGAACTCGATGGTGGTGCCGACCAGGCTGGCCAACAGCACGCGGCGCGGCGAATTGACGGGCGAAGCGGGAAGCGCGGCAGCGGTCATGGACTCGGCATCGATGGGGAGCCGCCGATTTTGGCAGATCGGTGCGTGTGGCGCAGCGCCGCTGTCGACACTATCGGCGCTGTCATCGCAAACCCGCCAGTCCGGCAACGGCCGCGCGCAGGCCACTGCCGGACGCCACGCTCCACGCCGGCGTGGACGCAGCGGACAAGGCAGGACAGCGCGGCCGCCGCCATCCAACGTCCGGGCGATCGCCCGCACCGGCAACGCGCTTTCTCTGCCGCACGATCCGGCGCCGTTCCAGCGCGTTCGGCCGCAGTGCGGCCCTGGACGCCGACGGCTCGCGCCGCGGCCGCCGCGTTCAGGGTTGCGGCGCATCCTCGCAAGCGCCGATGTCGCAGTCCAGCGCCGCCTCTTCCGCTTTTCCGACGATGTTCCCGTCTTCATCGATCTGGTAAGGGATGTCGGCCTCCACGCCATCTTCGCCGGTGGCGGCAATGACATTGGTGTAGCGTTCGCCGTCCCAGCAGCGGAAAATGAGCGTCGAATTCTCTCCGCCGGTCAGCGTCGACCCCAGACTGCCGATGAGCCTGCTGCGCGCGCCGGCCGTCAGGACACTGTTCTTGCCGGCCGTCAGCTTGCTGCGATCTCCCGCCATCAGCGTGCAGTCGTCCCCGGCCGTGAGCTTGCTTCTGTCGCCAGCGGTGAGATGGCTGTTGCGTCCGGCCAACAGTTTGCTGCGATCGCCTGCGGTCTGGGTGCTGTCGGCGCCAGCGATCAGCTTGCTGCGATCGCCTGCAGTCTGGAAGCTGGCGGAACCGGCGATGAGCGTACTGCGAGACCCTGCGGTCTGGGAGCTTCCCTTGCCCGCGATCAGCATGCTTTTGTGGCCGGCAATTTGAACGCTGTCATGGCCTGCGATCAGCGAGCTGCCATAGCTGGCAATCTGGTTGCTGCCGTAGCCTGCGGTCAGAAAGCTGCGCACCCCGCTGGTCAAGCTGCTGCCGTAGCCCGCGATCAGCGAACTGTCTTGCCCAGCGGTTCCCGTGCTGCCGTAGCCGGCAATGAGCGAACTGCTGTGTTCTGCCATCTGGGTGCTGCCATACCCTGCGGTCAGCGTGCTCTCGTAACCTGCGGTCTGGGAACTGCCGTAGCCGGCGATCAGCGAACTCGAGTATCCGGCGAGCTCGGTGCTGCCGTAACCAGCAGTGAGCGAACTGTTTTCTTGAGCGGTCAGCGAACTCCCATACCCTGCGGTCAACGTGCTCTCGTAGCCCGCGATCTGGGTACTGCCGTAGCCGGCGATCAACGAGCTCTCGTGACCGGCGGTCGAGTTGCTGCCATAGCCCGCGGTCAGCGTGCTTTTGTAGCCAGCGGTTTGCGTGCTGCCGTAGCCGGCGGTCAGCGTGCTTTCGTGGCCGGCGGTCGAGGTGCTGCCGTAGCCGGCGGTCAGAGAGCTGCTCTCCTGCGCCGTCTGGGTGCTGCCGTAGCCTGTGGTCAGGACGCTGTTGTAGCCTGCGGTCTGGGTGCTGCCATAGCCGGCGATCAGCGAGCTGTCGTGACCGGCGGTCGAGGTGCTGCCGTAGCCGGCGGTGAGCGTACTGTCCTGCTGGGCGGTTTGGGTACTGCCATAACCGGCGGTGAGGGTGCTGTCGTAGCCAGCGGTTTGCGTGCTGCCATAGCCGGCGATCAATGAACTGTCGGCGCCGGCGGTGCCGGTACTGCCATAGCCGGCGGTGATGTCGCTGCCCTTTCGCGCCGTCTGCGTGCTGCCGTAGCCGGCGGTCAGCGAGCTGTCGCTGCCGGCGGTCTGGGTGCTGCCGTAGCCGGCGATCAGCGTGCTGTCGGCCCCGGCGGTGCCGGTGCTGCCGTAGCCGGCGGTGATGTCGCTGCCCTGCCGCGCCGTCTGCGTGCTGCCGTAGCCGGCGGTCAGCGAGCTGTCGCCGCCGGCGGTCTGGGTGCTGCCGTAGCCGGCGATCAACGTGCTGTCGGCCCCGGCGGTGCCGGTACTGCCATAGCCGGCGGTGATGTCGCTGCCCTGCCGTGCCGTCTGTGTGCTGCCATACCCGGCGGTCAGCGAGCTGTCGCCGCCGGCGGTCTGGGTGCTGCCGTAGCCGGCGATCAACGTGCTGTCGGCCCCGGCGGTGCCGGTACTGCCATAGCCGGCGGTGATGTCGCTGCCCTGCCGTGCCGTCTGTGTGCTGCCATACCCGGCGGTCAGCGAGCTGTCGCCGCCGGCGGTCTGGGTGCTGCCGTAGCCGGCGATCAGCGTGCTGTCGGCCCCGGCGGTGCCGGTGCTGCCGTAGCCGGCGGTGATGTCGCTGCCCTGCCGCGCCGTCTGCGTGCTGCCGTAGCCGGCGGTCAGCGAGCTGTCGCCGCCAGCGGTCTGGGTGCTGCCG
Protein-coding regions in this window:
- a CDS encoding MFS transporter, producing MTAAALPASPVNSPRRVLLASLVGTTIEFFDFYIYATAAVLVFPTLFFPAGDAGAARLQSLATFAVAFVARPLGSALFGHFGDRVGRKATLVAALLTMGLSTVLIGLLPGYASIGMWAPVLLVLCRFGQGLGLGGEWGGAVLLATENAPPGKRAWYGMFPQLGAPLGFLLCSGIFLLLGALLDDAQFMRWGWRIPFVASSLLVATGLWVRLRIHETPDFQRALDCGERVRLPMWTVLSRHAGAMLLGTLGVFATFVLFYLMTVFALGYGTSALGYSRAQFLLLQMVGIVFFAIGIPLSAHYGDRRGARLTMILASIVIVLFGLGFAPLFQAGQPWQVLCFLSLGFLFMGLTYGTCGTLLAELYPVSVRYTGASLSFNLAGIIGAAPAPYLATWLAERYGLPWVGYYLSVAALLTLLALLAMRNQRR
- a CDS encoding glutamine synthetase family protein, with amino-acid sequence MASRPRSRKNTPEQQESSLRRWLKERHITEVECLVPDITGNARGKIIPAAKFSHDYGTRLPEGIFATTVTGEYPDDYYDLTSPSDSDMQLRPDPDTVRMVPWATDPTAQVIHDCYTKEGQPHDLAPRNVLRGVLQAYATIGFKPVVAPELEFFLVQKNTDPDFPLLPPAGRSGRPETARQSYSIDAVNEFDPILDLMYDYCDAMELDVDTLIHESGAAQLEVNFTHSDALSRADQVFLFKRTMREAAMRHGVYATFLAKPMENEPGSAMHIHQSLVDKHGKNVFSGRRAGEYSRTFAHYLAGLQKYVPMAMAVLAPNVNSYRRLMFGEVSPSNVLWGFDNRTCGLRVPIDTIENMRVESRFAGSDANPYLAMAATLACGLLGIREKLEPTAPISGNGKEMGYQLPRSLGEALDELERCAPLQELLGPRFVRAYISVKRKEYETFFRVISSWEREFLLLNV
- a CDS encoding gamma-glutamyl-gamma-aminobutyrate hydrolase family protein — its product is MAVSPLVGLPTDRKRIGRHPFLVAGEKYLRAAVDGAGVTPVLLPSLQPPVAPCDWLARLDGLLLTGAVSNIEPHHYGDEPSWLGNPHDPARDATTLDLIPQAIALGLPILAICRGFQEVNVALGGALHQKVHAVPGLTDHREDTQSALDQQYAPVHEVILSEGGWLADIAGKPRVRVNSLHGQGVARLGGDLIVEARAPDGLIEAFRGTGPGFLLGVQWHPEWRVLDDPFYLGIFQSFGDACRHYAARRTH
- a CDS encoding NAD(P)/FAD-dependent oxidoreductase; the encoded protein is MTRSSTIPDSRLPIPGSWYTDSATPLPPQPPLRGQVRADVCILGAGYTGLSTALALAEAGYQVAIVEAQRVGWGASGRNGGQAIVGYGCEQHTLEALLGHAEARRLFDFSRDGMQLLRERIQRHAIACDWRDGHAHVAIKPRQVRALQAGIAEMAQRYDYPLQWWDRDQLREQLRSERYLGAMYDPASGHLHPLEYAHGLARAALAAGVRIYERSPVTALVRGARPILRSAHGEVQADFAVLAGNAWLRGIAPELESRIMPVGTYIGASAPLGAALARELIGNDMAVADVNWALDYFRLSRDHRLLFGGRASYSSLPPPGLRGVMTRRMRRVFPQLREVELEYVWGGYVDITRNRAPHWGRLTPNVYFAQGFSGHGVAATGLAGDAIAAAIAGQSQRLDLFAKIPHAPFPGGRVLRTPLLVAAMSWYKLRDALW
- a CDS encoding glutamine synthetase family protein, encoding MTRTHDAPLLPPDAAQALQRIPGCEQIDLLLPDSNGLLRGKRITRDALDKVYRDGVCLPMSLIATDITGNTVEETGLGYAIGDEDRLCFPIPGTLQPVPWAPVPSAQLLLAMRDGAGGPLDFAPREVLARVLERLRARGLTAVIAVELEFYLFDPRADANGRPQPPLQAHTGLRNDSTQVYYMQELDDQRGFTDAVAQACRAQGIPADTAVAEYAPGQFEINLKHRGDALAACDDALMLKRAIKAIAQQQGLLASFMAKPFAAQSGSGLHLHVSLLDAAGDNVFAGTAQAPADALRHAIGGLQRSADDCLLLFAPHANSYRRFVPNAFVPLNDSWGFNNRTVAMRVPYSDPANTRIEHRIAGADANPYLVAAAVLAGIEHGLQHGFDPGPPVQGNAYEQTEIRHPDWRGAIAGFLASDFVAEQFGARFRHVYGQQKRREMLDFHAQVSDLDYRWYLRTV